A window of Costertonia aggregata contains these coding sequences:
- the hemB gene encoding porphobilinogen synthase translates to MYPLTRNRRLRNNDAIRHLVRETILTPSDFLVPLFIVEGKGIREEITSMPDYYRMSLDNLEKEVKELWNLGLCAVLLFVKVPDNLKDNKGAEALNADGLMQRAIKTVKNVCPDMLVMTDVALDPYSSYGHDGIVADGQILNDETAQVLAEMSVSHAQAGANFVAPSDMMDGRILHIREALEDEGFIDTGIMSYSAKYASAFYGPFREALDSAPVAIKNVPMDKKTYQMDAANRFEAIRETQMDIDEGADIVMVKPGLCYLDIVREIKNEVDVPVAVYQVSGEYAMLKSAAEKGWLNHDSVMMEQLIAIKRAGANIIASYFAKDAVKLMG, encoded by the coding sequence ATGTACCCACTTACACGAAACCGAAGATTACGAAACAATGATGCCATTCGCCATTTGGTACGGGAAACCATCCTTACGCCAAGTGACTTTTTAGTCCCTCTTTTTATTGTAGAAGGTAAAGGGATACGGGAAGAGATCACCTCTATGCCCGATTATTATCGCATGAGCCTAGATAACCTGGAAAAAGAAGTGAAAGAGCTTTGGAACTTGGGACTTTGTGCCGTGTTGCTTTTTGTAAAAGTGCCAGATAACCTAAAGGACAATAAGGGTGCCGAAGCGTTGAATGCCGACGGGCTCATGCAACGTGCTATCAAAACGGTAAAAAATGTTTGTCCGGACATGCTGGTCATGACCGATGTTGCCCTGGACCCTTATTCTTCGTACGGTCATGACGGAATTGTAGCCGATGGACAAATACTAAATGACGAGACCGCACAGGTTTTAGCCGAAATGAGTGTTTCACATGCCCAAGCGGGAGCAAATTTTGTGGCACCCAGTGACATGATGGACGGTCGTATTCTTCATATTCGTGAAGCCTTGGAAGACGAGGGCTTCATTGATACGGGAATCATGAGCTACAGTGCCAAATATGCCAGTGCTTTTTATGGCCCTTTTCGGGAGGCCTTGGATTCCGCTCCTGTAGCTATTAAAAATGTGCCCATGGACAAAAAAACCTATCAAATGGATGCTGCCAATCGCTTCGAGGCCATCCGGGAGACCCAAATGGATATTGATGAAGGTGCGGATATCGTTATGGTCAAACCGGGGCTCTGCTATTTGGATATCGTACGCGAAATCAAAAATGAAGTTGACGTGCCCGTTGCCGTATATCAAGTTTCCGGGGAATATGCCATGCTCAAGTCCGCAGCAGAAAAAGGATGGCTAAACCACGACTCTGTTATGATGGAACAGCTCATCGCCATCAAAAGAGCAGGAGCCAACATCATTGCCAGTTATTTTGCCAAAGATGCGGTTAAATTGATGGGGTAA